In Azospirillaceae bacterium, a genomic segment contains:
- a CDS encoding YdcF family protein, with protein sequence MTPLQRDDTKAARERAPAVSAPRSRPLLSRLRGLTSLGAALGVLWLGGLLVFAAHIPRTPENTGEATDAIVVLTGGSERLEAGFDLLAAGRAHKLFISGVYRGVDVRALLRMSQATPAALECCVVLGYSADDTVGNAQETARWMQAEGYHSLRLVTANYHMPRSLVEFHNALPDARIVPHAVQPPNVRLDGWWHWRGTAGLIVSEYDKYLVAFLRHALGL encoded by the coding sequence GTGACGCCGCTGCAGCGGGACGACACCAAGGCCGCGCGCGAGCGCGCACCGGCCGTGTCGGCCCCGCGGTCCCGTCCCCTGCTGTCGCGCTTGCGCGGCCTGACGTCGCTGGGCGCCGCCCTGGGCGTGTTGTGGCTGGGCGGCCTGCTGGTCTTCGCCGCCCACATCCCCCGCACGCCGGAGAACACGGGCGAGGCCACCGACGCCATCGTCGTGCTGACCGGCGGCAGTGAACGGCTGGAGGCCGGATTCGACCTGCTGGCCGCCGGGCGGGCGCACAAGCTGTTCATTTCCGGCGTCTATCGCGGCGTCGACGTGCGGGCGCTGCTGCGCATGTCGCAGGCGACGCCGGCGGCGCTGGAATGCTGCGTCGTGCTGGGCTACAGCGCCGACGACACCGTGGGCAACGCGCAGGAGACCGCCCGCTGGATGCAGGCGGAGGGCTATCACTCCCTGCGCCTGGTCACCGCCAACTACCACATGCCGCGCAGCCTGGTGGAATTCCACAACGCCCTGCCCGACGCCCGCATCGTGCCGCATGCGGTGCAGCCGCCCAACGTCCGCCTGGACGGCTGGTGGCACTGGCGCGGCACCGCCGGCCTGATCGTCAGCGAGTACGACAAATACCTGGTGGCCTTCCTGCGCCACGCCCTGGGGCTCTGA
- a CDS encoding acyltransferase, with protein MPITGLVDKSPAPQATSLDRNKAFDGVRGYAALVVIVFHCVLGFDYGIRKSITEPVSSISNYYAFAKFFLATFSGHTAVNIFFVVSGCVLILSSQRCLQVGNIRGNVVFLIRRTFRILPLLIICVATIAAAFWALSFVFPQIISPYPEAQVLDNLLLASNKVHGASWTLRVEILAIPAMAIAGFLHKKVGTAGLAFFLLFSILAYENAGLTLGHPDLGTSLIYFSLGALIPTEVGAAVGRLRVGIWVVIAAMLYERSIFMPYDGLTVKFAQAGLCFWFLCQVFYGQSRAVTAFLSRPVSVFLGKISYSVYLWNVLFLNALFAFRPLFPAWTPDHAVLVGSIASIAIGAVTIPVAILSERYIEQPFILLGKRIEGLFLHLTRGRPGVRQAVPES; from the coding sequence ATGCCGATCACGGGTTTAGTTGATAAATCCCCGGCCCCACAGGCGACGTCCCTGGATCGCAACAAGGCTTTTGATGGCGTGCGTGGATACGCGGCCCTTGTTGTCATCGTATTCCATTGTGTTCTTGGATTTGATTACGGGATCAGGAAATCCATCACGGAACCAGTATCGTCCATTTCCAATTACTATGCTTTCGCAAAATTCTTTCTGGCGACGTTTAGCGGCCATACTGCCGTAAACATATTCTTCGTGGTGAGTGGATGCGTCCTCATCCTGTCGTCCCAGCGCTGCCTTCAGGTCGGGAATATCCGGGGAAACGTGGTCTTCTTGATCCGGCGCACCTTCCGTATCCTGCCCCTGCTGATAATCTGCGTCGCGACCATCGCCGCCGCCTTCTGGGCGCTTTCCTTCGTATTCCCGCAAATCATCTCCCCGTACCCCGAGGCCCAGGTCCTCGACAATTTGCTGTTGGCCTCAAACAAGGTTCACGGCGCGTCCTGGACCTTGCGGGTGGAAATCCTGGCCATCCCGGCCATGGCGATCGCGGGTTTCCTCCATAAGAAGGTGGGAACCGCGGGCCTGGCGTTCTTTCTGCTATTTTCGATCCTGGCCTATGAAAACGCCGGGTTGACCCTTGGCCACCCCGATTTGGGAACCTCGCTGATCTATTTTTCCCTGGGCGCGCTGATCCCGACCGAGGTGGGCGCCGCCGTGGGGCGGTTGCGGGTCGGCATCTGGGTCGTGATCGCGGCCATGCTGTATGAACGCAGCATCTTCATGCCCTATGACGGCTTGACCGTGAAGTTCGCCCAGGCCGGCCTTTGCTTCTGGTTCCTCTGCCAGGTCTTTTACGGCCAGTCGCGGGCAGTGACGGCTTTCCTCAGCCGGCCGGTTTCCGTCTTCCTGGGGAAGATCAGCTACAGCGTCTATCTGTGGAACGTTCTTTTCCTGAACGCCCTGTTCGCGTTCAGGCCCCTTTTCCCCGCCTGGACGCCGGACCACGCGGTGCTTGTCGGCTCCATCGCCAGCATCGCCATCGGGGCCGTAACGATACCCGTGGCCATCCTGTCCGAAAGATACATCGAACAGCCCTTCATCCTCCTGGGCAAGCGGATCGAAGGCCTGTTCCTGCACCTGACGCGCGGCCGTCCAGGCGTTCGCCAGGCGGTGCCCGAGTCCTGA
- a CDS encoding TIGR02302 family protein codes for MARRALKPRTNPQTATPRKADAVVVPLSPRPAAPLVPTILKPWGRWLRAAWLVLAAERVGLRLWPLPPLLLLGLAIAWSGLLPQLPPWAHGLVLAAYAVAFAGLLVRRLPGLRLPDREAVFRRLEQDGGLRHRPFNLLIDLPAVQSDGPAAALWAAAQQRARQGLGHLRLAGPRLDLADRDPWALRHVAVLLAAIAAVMAWGDWGPRLIEAADFGYEAPPPGMQADLDVWITPPESTGLPPQFLTRRGKVADAANTDPVAVPVGSTLTARLGAHHRAPRLAVDDDRMALDAVPNGGFQASRTVTQGARITVTDRARTLGSWPIQLVADEPPAIAFRDKPSATERYALKLDYTAADDYGIATVTATVTPTTRAEGTAVEPLVLTLPVPARPTRDPATAGTPVVANATGYFDLTASRWAGQPVTIQLTATDTAGQTATSATETTTLPERVFNNPTAKAVIAQRRALIDKGEDARKPAIPALLDLASALDGYAGDPTVFMALYAAARELALDEEAGSLDDVADLLWDTALKIEDGSLASAETELRDARQRLSDALDRNAPEAEIRRDLEAMKAALGRYMQALAEKSDQQQGQNGDDATLEDQDGQTIDMGQMMQQLEQMAQTGSRDAARKMLDQMQDLMESVQTNPQQPTPGQQQQMRQAMQALEKLQQLTAKQRELLDETFRQSDRSGDDNLPQPPSTRGDNPSSAPNRQGAAPRRPQPNQGAQDGKDQGRDLAQRQNGLRQDLLALMQELQQGQQGQQQGEEDGQQPGGQQDSQESGQGATGAGKSPLDQALRSMGQAGRALSDGEADDAVEAQTQALQSLQDGIKGMAQQMARQMGGRGTRIAPRSAGNGRGRGADPLGRQMNGQGAASTDSVKIPDHGDLQRAREILEELRRRAGEAGRPKEELDYIDRLLKRF; via the coding sequence TAAGGCCGACGCCGTGGTCGTGCCGCTTTCGCCCCGCCCCGCAGCCCCCCTGGTGCCCACCATCCTGAAACCCTGGGGCCGGTGGCTGCGCGCCGCCTGGCTGGTGCTGGCGGCGGAGCGGGTGGGCCTGCGGCTATGGCCGCTGCCGCCCCTGCTGCTGCTGGGCCTGGCCATCGCCTGGTCCGGCCTTCTGCCCCAGTTGCCGCCCTGGGCCCATGGCCTGGTGTTGGCCGCCTATGCCGTCGCCTTTGCCGGCCTGCTGGTCCGCCGGTTGCCGGGCCTGCGCCTGCCGGACCGGGAGGCGGTGTTCCGCCGCCTGGAACAGGACGGCGGCCTGCGCCACCGCCCCTTCAACCTGCTGATCGACCTGCCGGCGGTACAGTCCGACGGCCCCGCCGCGGCGCTGTGGGCTGCCGCCCAGCAGCGGGCGCGCCAGGGCCTGGGGCACCTGCGCCTGGCCGGCCCCCGGCTGGATCTGGCCGACCGTGATCCCTGGGCCCTGCGCCATGTCGCGGTGCTGCTGGCCGCTATCGCCGCCGTCATGGCCTGGGGCGACTGGGGCCCCCGCCTGATCGAGGCGGCGGATTTCGGCTATGAGGCGCCGCCGCCGGGCATGCAGGCCGACCTGGACGTCTGGATCACCCCACCGGAATCGACCGGCCTGCCGCCCCAGTTCCTGACCCGTCGCGGCAAGGTGGCGGACGCGGCCAATACCGACCCCGTCGCGGTGCCGGTGGGATCCACCCTCACCGCCCGCCTGGGCGCCCACCACCGCGCGCCGCGCCTGGCGGTCGACGACGACCGCATGGCCCTGGACGCGGTGCCCAACGGTGGCTTCCAGGCCAGCCGCACGGTCACCCAGGGCGCCCGTATCACCGTCACCGACCGCGCCCGTACCCTGGGCAGCTGGCCCATCCAGCTGGTGGCGGACGAGCCGCCGGCCATCGCCTTCCGCGACAAGCCCAGCGCCACCGAACGCTATGCCCTGAAGCTGGACTATACCGCCGCCGACGATTACGGCATCGCCACCGTCACGGCGACGGTCACGCCCACCACCCGGGCGGAAGGGACGGCGGTGGAACCGCTGGTGCTGACCCTGCCGGTGCCGGCGCGACCCACGCGGGATCCGGCCACCGCCGGCACACCCGTCGTCGCCAACGCCACCGGCTATTTCGACCTGACAGCCAGCCGCTGGGCGGGCCAGCCCGTCACCATCCAGCTGACCGCCACCGACACCGCCGGCCAGACGGCCACCAGCGCCACTGAAACCACCACCCTGCCGGAGCGCGTGTTCAACAACCCCACCGCCAAGGCCGTCATCGCCCAGCGCCGCGCCCTGATCGACAAGGGGGAGGATGCGCGCAAGCCCGCCATCCCGGCACTGCTGGACCTGGCCAGCGCGCTGGACGGTTATGCCGGCGACCCCACGGTGTTCATGGCCCTGTATGCCGCCGCCCGGGAGCTGGCCCTGGATGAGGAGGCGGGGTCGCTGGACGACGTCGCCGACCTGCTGTGGGACACGGCCCTGAAGATCGAGGACGGCAGCCTGGCGTCGGCCGAGACCGAACTGCGCGACGCCCGCCAGCGCCTGAGCGACGCCCTGGACCGCAACGCGCCCGAAGCCGAGATCCGCCGCGACCTGGAGGCGATGAAGGCGGCGCTGGGCCGCTACATGCAGGCGCTGGCCGAGAAAAGCGACCAGCAGCAGGGGCAGAACGGCGACGACGCCACGCTGGAGGACCAGGACGGCCAGACCATCGACATGGGCCAGATGATGCAGCAGCTGGAACAGATGGCGCAGACCGGCTCCCGCGATGCCGCGCGCAAGATGCTGGACCAGATGCAGGACCTGATGGAAAGCGTCCAGACCAACCCGCAGCAGCCGACGCCGGGCCAGCAACAGCAGATGCGCCAGGCCATGCAGGCGCTGGAGAAGCTGCAGCAGCTGACGGCCAAGCAGCGCGAACTGCTGGACGAAACCTTCCGCCAGAGCGACCGGTCGGGCGACGACAACCTGCCCCAGCCGCCCAGCACCCGGGGCGACAACCCCAGTTCCGCCCCCAACCGCCAGGGTGCCGCCCCGCGCCGGCCCCAGCCCAACCAGGGTGCCCAGGACGGCAAGGACCAGGGCCGGGATTTGGCCCAGCGCCAGAACGGCCTGCGCCAGGACCTGCTGGCCCTGATGCAGGAGTTGCAGCAAGGCCAACAGGGCCAGCAGCAGGGTGAGGAGGACGGCCAGCAGCCGGGTGGCCAGCAGGATAGCCAGGAAAGCGGCCAGGGGGCCACTGGTGCGGGCAAATCGCCGCTGGACCAGGCCCTGCGCTCCATGGGCCAGGCCGGCCGGGCGCTTTCCGATGGCGAGGCCGACGACGCGGTGGAGGCCCAGACCCAGGCCCTGCAGTCCCTGCAGGACGGCATCAAGGGCATGGCGCAGCAGATGGCCCGCCAGATGGGCGGCCGCGGCACCCGCATCGCCCCGCGCAGCGCCGGCAACGGCCGGGGCCGCGGCGCCGACCCGCTGGGCCGCCAGATGAATGGCCAGGGGGCCGCCAGCACCGACAGCGTCAAGATCCCCGACCACGGCGACCTGCAGCGCGCCCGCGAAATCCTGGAAGAACTGCGCCGCCGCGCCGGCGAAGCCGGCCGGCCAAAGGAAGAGCTGGATTACATCGACCGCCTGCTGAAGCGGTTCTGA
- a CDS encoding RNA polymerase factor sigma-32 produces the protein MAHIDDPQTQRANLSFIKASMKAPLLSRDYEFELARRWQQSRDEKALHALVSSHTRLVIAVASRFRNYGLPLGDLVQEGNLGLMQAASRFEPEREVRFSTYAAWWIRSTIQEFVLRNWSIVRTGTTAGQKSLFFNLRRLRARIDSNPSSTSLTAEGRRHVATELDVSEHEVESMEIRLTSMDQSLNHPLSEDGGEWQDFLADDGPSPEQIVIGIKDSRSRTAWLSEAMDTLSPRERTIISARRLREDGATLEELGHTLGVSKERVRQLEHRAMGKLRQSMMRHVGRPEELFVDA, from the coding sequence ATGGCGCACATCGACGATCCTCAAACCCAAAGGGCGAACCTGTCGTTCATCAAGGCGTCCATGAAGGCGCCGCTGCTGAGCCGGGATTACGAATTTGAACTGGCCCGCCGCTGGCAGCAGAGCCGGGACGAGAAGGCGCTGCACGCCCTGGTCTCATCCCACACCCGCCTGGTCATCGCCGTGGCCAGCCGCTTCCGCAACTACGGCCTGCCGCTGGGCGACCTGGTGCAGGAAGGCAATCTGGGCCTGATGCAGGCCGCCAGCCGGTTCGAACCGGAGCGCGAGGTGCGTTTCTCCACCTACGCCGCCTGGTGGATCCGCTCCACCATCCAGGAATTCGTGCTGCGCAACTGGTCCATTGTGCGCACCGGCACCACGGCGGGGCAGAAGTCGCTGTTCTTCAACCTGCGCCGCCTGCGCGCCCGCATCGACAGCAACCCCTCCTCCACCTCGCTGACGGCCGAGGGCCGCCGCCACGTCGCCACCGAACTGGACGTGAGCGAGCATGAGGTGGAGAGCATGGAAATCCGCCTGACCTCCATGGACCAGTCGCTGAACCACCCGCTGAGCGAGGATGGCGGCGAGTGGCAGGACTTCCTGGCCGACGACGGCCCCTCGCCCGAGCAGATCGTCATCGGCATCAAGGACAGCCGCAGCCGCACCGCCTGGCTGAGCGAGGCCATGGACACCCTGTCGCCGCGCGAACGCACCATCATCTCCGCCCGCCGCCTGCGGGAGGATGGCGCGACGCTGGAGGAACTGGGCCACACCCTGGGCGTCAGCAAGGAGCGGGTGCGCCAGTTGGAGCACCGCGCCATGGGCAAGCTGCGCCAGAGCATGATGCGCCATGTCGGCCGGCCGGAAGAGCTGTTTGTGGATGCGTGA
- a CDS encoding lysophospholipid acyltransferase family protein, which produces MLVLRSLIFNIVFYVWTVFSCFGLLWTLVVPHRTMIWAIRGYMASLSWLERTVIGLRYEVRGLEHLPPDGTFLVGAKHQSMWETMKLHLMFEDPAIVLKKELTYIPIWGWYAAKARMIAVDRGKRGAAIQSLLRGARERVAEGRPIVIFPQGTRTAVGAWRPYKIGIALLYETLGVPLVPMALNSGLYWPRHKFLRRPGTIIIEFLPAIPPGLTKEEALTRLETVLEAATDRLVVAAGGPPTVRPPDAPTRANRHVTNRVLPERQPTR; this is translated from the coding sequence ATGCTGGTTCTGCGATCCCTGATCTTCAACATCGTCTTCTACGTCTGGACGGTGTTTTCCTGCTTCGGCCTGCTGTGGACGCTGGTGGTGCCCCACCGCACCATGATCTGGGCCATCCGCGGCTATATGGCCAGCCTGTCCTGGCTGGAGCGCACCGTCATCGGCTTGCGCTACGAGGTGCGGGGGCTGGAGCATCTGCCCCCGGACGGCACCTTCCTGGTGGGGGCCAAGCACCAGTCGATGTGGGAGACGATGAAGCTGCACCTCATGTTCGAGGATCCGGCCATCGTCCTGAAAAAGGAACTGACCTACATCCCCATCTGGGGCTGGTACGCCGCCAAGGCCCGCATGATCGCCGTGGACCGGGGCAAGCGCGGGGCGGCCATCCAGTCGCTGCTGCGCGGCGCCAGGGAACGGGTGGCCGAGGGCCGGCCCATCGTCATCTTCCCCCAAGGCACCCGCACCGCCGTGGGCGCCTGGCGGCCCTACAAGATCGGCATCGCCCTGCTGTATGAGACCCTGGGCGTGCCCCTGGTCCCCATGGCGCTGAATTCCGGCCTGTACTGGCCCCGGCACAAGTTCCTGCGCCGGCCCGGCACCATCATCATCGAGTTCCTGCCGGCCATCCCCCCGGGCCTGACCAAGGAAGAGGCGCTGACCCGCCTGGAGACGGTGCTGGAGGCCGCGACCGACCGGCTGGTGGTGGCGGCCGGCGGCCCGCCCACCGTGCGGCCGCCCGACGCGCCAACCCGCGCCAACCGCCATGTGACCAATCGCGTCCTGCCTGAGCGCCAGCCCACCCGCTGA
- a CDS encoding adenosylcobalamin-dependent ribonucleoside-diphosphate reductase: protein MKYRFKQPDGAPIDQTVEDSWRRVATALAAAERDPALWEPQFYEALKDFAFLPAGRILAGAGTGRAVTLFNCFVMGTVPDDMGGIFAGLREAALTLQQGGGIGYDFSTLRPRGAPVAGVGADASGPVSFMDVWDAMCRTIMSAGNRRGAMMATLRCDHPDIEAFIDAKRDPGRLRMFNLSVLVTDPFIAAVREDGPWDLVFGDTVWRTVRARALWDRIMRATYDYAEPGVIFIDRINDRNNLGGVEVISATNPCGEQPLPPYGACLLGSVNLAALVVDAFTDQARLDLDRLARLVPVAVRMLDNAIDVSRFPLPAQSAEAQAKRRVGLGVTGLADALILCGVRYGTQDAVDLTRQWLGAVRRHAYRASAGLAAEKGAFPLYDRDRFLARPMIRGLDDVTRAAVERHGVRNALLTSIAPTGTISLLAGNVSSGIEPVFTWEYDRAVLQRDGSRRTERVADYAYHRFRLAFGPDAPLPDSFVDAGDLPPAAHLVMQAAAQEEVDSSISKTINCPADLDFEAFKDVYLQAYDLGCKGCTTYRPNAITGSVLSAPAAPVPEPTPPAATGAVPLDRPETLIGATYKVRWPGTDHALYITINDIVIDERRRPFEVFINSKNMEHYAWTVALTRMISAVFRRGGDVAFVVEELKAVFDPRGGQWMKGRYVPSLLAAIGEVIERHLVETGFLARPGGLPAVESADAGAPDADTRPPPAQCPRCGEASLTHQEGCDTCLSCGYSRCG from the coding sequence ATGAAGTACCGGTTCAAGCAGCCGGACGGCGCCCCCATCGATCAGACCGTCGAGGACAGCTGGCGCCGCGTGGCCACGGCCCTGGCGGCGGCGGAACGCGACCCCGCCCTGTGGGAACCCCAGTTTTATGAGGCGCTGAAGGACTTCGCCTTCCTGCCGGCCGGCCGCATCCTGGCGGGGGCCGGCACGGGGCGTGCCGTCACCCTGTTCAACTGCTTCGTCATGGGCACGGTGCCCGACGACATGGGCGGCATCTTCGCCGGATTGCGCGAGGCGGCGCTGACCCTGCAGCAGGGCGGCGGCATCGGTTACGACTTCTCCACCCTCCGCCCGCGCGGGGCGCCCGTGGCGGGGGTGGGCGCCGACGCCTCCGGCCCCGTCTCGTTCATGGACGTGTGGGACGCCATGTGCCGCACCATCATGAGTGCGGGCAACCGCCGGGGCGCCATGATGGCCACCCTGCGCTGCGACCATCCGGACATCGAGGCCTTCATCGACGCCAAGCGCGATCCCGGCCGCCTGCGCATGTTCAACCTGTCGGTCCTGGTGACCGACCCGTTCATCGCCGCGGTGCGCGAGGACGGCCCCTGGGACCTGGTGTTCGGGGACACGGTCTGGCGCACGGTGCGGGCCCGCGCCCTGTGGGACCGCATCATGCGGGCGACGTACGACTACGCCGAACCGGGCGTCATCTTCATCGACCGCATCAACGACCGGAACAATCTGGGCGGGGTGGAGGTGATCAGCGCCACCAACCCCTGCGGCGAACAGCCCCTGCCCCCCTATGGCGCCTGCCTGCTGGGGTCCGTCAACCTGGCGGCCCTGGTGGTGGACGCCTTCACCGATCAGGCGCGGCTGGACCTGGACCGGCTGGCCCGCCTGGTGCCGGTGGCGGTGCGCATGCTGGACAACGCCATCGACGTCTCGCGTTTCCCCCTGCCGGCGCAAAGTGCCGAGGCCCAGGCCAAGCGCCGGGTAGGCCTGGGCGTCACCGGGCTGGCCGACGCGTTGATCCTGTGCGGGGTGCGTTACGGCACCCAGGACGCGGTGGATCTGACACGGCAATGGCTGGGTGCGGTACGCCGCCACGCCTATCGCGCCAGCGCCGGCCTGGCGGCGGAGAAGGGCGCCTTCCCCCTGTACGACCGCGACCGCTTCCTGGCCCGGCCCATGATCCGGGGCCTGGACGACGTGACCCGCGCGGCGGTGGAGCGGCACGGCGTGCGCAACGCCCTGCTGACCTCCATCGCGCCCACGGGCACCATCTCGCTGCTGGCGGGCAACGTGTCCTCAGGCATCGAGCCGGTGTTCACCTGGGAATACGACCGCGCCGTCCTGCAACGCGACGGCAGCCGCCGGACGGAACGGGTGGCCGATTACGCCTATCACCGCTTCCGCCTGGCCTTCGGGCCCGACGCCCCCCTGCCCGACAGCTTCGTCGATGCCGGCGACCTGCCGCCCGCCGCCCACCTGGTGATGCAGGCCGCCGCCCAGGAAGAGGTGGACAGTTCCATCTCCAAGACCATCAACTGCCCGGCGGACCTGGATTTCGAGGCATTCAAGGACGTCTACCTGCAAGCCTACGACCTGGGCTGCAAGGGCTGCACGACCTACCGTCCCAACGCCATCACCGGGTCGGTGCTGAGCGCGCCCGCCGCTCCGGTACCGGAACCGACACCGCCGGCGGCCACCGGTGCCGTGCCGCTGGACCGGCCGGAGACGCTGATCGGCGCCACCTACAAGGTGCGCTGGCCGGGCACCGACCACGCCCTCTACATCACCATCAACGACATCGTGATCGATGAACGGCGGCGGCCGTTCGAGGTGTTCATCAACTCCAAGAACATGGAGCATTACGCCTGGACGGTGGCGCTGACCCGCATGATCTCCGCCGTCTTCCGCCGGGGTGGCGACGTCGCCTTCGTGGTGGAGGAACTGAAGGCCGTGTTCGATCCGCGCGGCGGGCAGTGGATGAAGGGCCGCTACGTCCCCTCCCTGCTGGCCGCCATCGGCGAGGTGATCGAACGCCATCTGGTGGAGACGGGCTTCCTGGCCCGCCCCGGCGGCCTGCCGGCGGTGGAGTCGGCCGACGCGGGGGCACCCGACGCCGACACCCGGCCCCCGCCGGCGCAATGCCCCCGCTGTGGCGAGGCCAGCCTGACGCATCAGGAGGGGTGCGACACCTGCCTGTCGTGCGGCTATTCGCGCTGTGGTTGA
- a CDS encoding aminotransferase class V-fold PLP-dependent enzyme: MLLQAALMGAAGGLMAGSSPAGAQPVPATVTAPKALDDEAGWQKIAAAYPARPDTGIINLEFGAFGQMPLAVNAAYDRYTAKVNAEGATFVRRDFWPYYQALRQRIAAQINAEPGEIVITRNATESLQAVLSGYSRLRPGDAVLMSDHDYDSARTALAWLERRRGVAVVNVDLPWPATDQGLIDAYDQALAAHPAVRLMLLTHLSHRDGLRLPVAEIVALARRRGVDVVVDSAQAWGQGPVDVRADGVDFAVLNLHKWIGAPPGVGALYIRRDRIADIDPFMGEEVAADDPILARVHTGMANYAAQMAAVDAVDFHAALGTKVIGARLRYLRDLWALPAREIPGVQVLTPDDPRLCAGMTSFRLKDRTSVADNTALAKRLLADHHIFTVMRAGLAGGACIRVTPGFSTTPDDMTALARALKAIA; the protein is encoded by the coding sequence ATGCTTTTGCAAGCCGCCTTGATGGGGGCCGCCGGTGGCCTGATGGCCGGGTCCTCCCCGGCGGGGGCGCAACCGGTTCCCGCGACCGTCACGGCGCCCAAGGCGCTGGATGACGAGGCCGGCTGGCAGAAGATCGCCGCCGCCTATCCGGCGCGACCGGACACCGGCATCATCAACCTGGAATTCGGCGCCTTCGGCCAGATGCCGCTGGCCGTCAACGCCGCCTATGACCGCTACACCGCCAAGGTGAACGCGGAGGGTGCCACCTTCGTGCGGCGGGACTTCTGGCCCTATTACCAGGCCTTGCGGCAGCGCATCGCCGCCCAGATCAATGCCGAACCGGGTGAGATCGTCATCACCCGCAACGCCACCGAATCGCTGCAGGCGGTGCTCAGCGGCTACAGCCGGTTGCGGCCCGGCGACGCCGTGCTGATGAGCGACCATGACTATGACAGCGCCCGCACGGCCCTGGCCTGGCTGGAACGGCGCCGGGGCGTGGCGGTGGTCAACGTGGACCTGCCCTGGCCGGCGACAGACCAGGGCCTGATCGACGCCTATGACCAGGCGCTGGCGGCACACCCCGCCGTCCGCCTGATGCTGCTGACCCATCTCAGCCACCGTGACGGCCTGCGCCTGCCGGTGGCGGAGATCGTGGCCCTGGCCCGCCGCCGGGGGGTGGACGTGGTGGTGGACAGCGCCCAGGCCTGGGGCCAGGGGCCGGTCGATGTCCGCGCCGACGGCGTCGATTTCGCCGTGCTCAACCTGCACAAGTGGATCGGCGCCCCGCCGGGCGTCGGCGCCCTCTACATCCGCCGGGACCGCATCGCCGACATCGATCCCTTCATGGGGGAGGAGGTCGCGGCCGACGATCCCATCCTGGCGCGGGTGCACACCGGCATGGCCAACTACGCCGCCCAGATGGCGGCCGTTGACGCCGTGGACTTCCACGCCGCCCTCGGCACCAAGGTGATCGGCGCGCGCCTGCGTTACCTGCGCGACCTGTGGGCGCTGCCCGCCCGCGAGATACCGGGGGTACAGGTGCTGACCCCCGACGACCCCCGCCTGTGCGCCGGCATGACGTCGTTCCGCCTGAAGGACCGGACCTCGGTCGCGGACAACACCGCGCTGGCGAAACGCCTGCTGGCCGACCACCACATCTTCACGGTCATGCGCGCCGGCCTGGCCGGCGGCGCCTGCATCCGCGTCACCCCCGGCTTCAGCACCACGCCCGACGACATGACGGCGCTGGCAAGGGCGCTGAAGGCAATCGCCTGA
- a CDS encoding DUF3426 domain-containing protein: MAPRSRSSFADLAAEMERETEYNTLGTDMLARDRSRAGDDDDAPAAPLSLGRLRPPSAAEPEEKPRRILAAVRWAALAVVVFGGVAALAVERDAIVDAWPAAARLYDAVGFGMEPPGAGLEMVDSKTEFRDVEGTSMLFVDITVQNKSDRQREVPDLMASALGADGKPFQRWRMQPKARRLFPGEKTVYHGNIVEKGGQAAQIRPEFVLPN, from the coding sequence ATGGCGCCGCGTTCCCGATCCTCCTTCGCCGACCTGGCGGCGGAGATGGAGCGCGAGACGGAATACAACACCCTGGGCACCGACATGCTGGCCCGGGACAGAAGCCGGGCCGGGGACGACGACGACGCGCCGGCGGCACCCCTGTCGCTGGGACGCCTGCGCCCGCCCTCCGCGGCGGAGCCCGAGGAAAAGCCGCGCCGCATCCTGGCCGCCGTGCGCTGGGCGGCCCTGGCCGTGGTGGTGTTCGGCGGCGTGGCCGCCCTGGCGGTGGAACGCGACGCCATCGTCGATGCCTGGCCGGCGGCGGCGCGTCTTTACGACGCGGTGGGTTTCGGCATGGAACCGCCAGGTGCTGGGCTGGAGATGGTGGACAGCAAGACGGAGTTCCGCGACGTGGAGGGCACGTCCATGCTGTTCGTCGACATCACCGTGCAGAACAAGTCCGACCGCCAGCGTGAGGTGCCGGACCTGATGGCGTCGGCCCTGGGTGCCGACGGCAAGCCTTTCCAGCGCTGGCGCATGCAGCCCAAGGCCCGCCGCCTGTTTCCGGGCGAAAAGACCGTCTACCACGGCAACATCGTGGAAAAGGGCGGCCAGGCCGCCCAGATCCGGCCGGAGTTCGTGCTGCCCAACTAG